Sequence from the Fulvivirga ligni genome:
ACCGCTAGGGAAGTCAGGAATAACTTCACCATTTCTAATACCATCTACGGTAAGGTTATCGAAACGTGAGTTTCCAGAATCACCGTCAGCATTCACATCGAAAGCGATTTTTATTTTAAAGTTGGGATTATTATCAGCGTCTGCTATGTCCTGAAAATTGTATTGATGCAATACAAAGTTCTCAGTAACAGCATAATCAGTATTCTCAAGGTCAGTCTGGATAAAGTTAACGCCATCTACAGAGTAGAAGAACTGCTGCTCCTGCGGACCACTGCTGGTTCTCTTCACAGCATAGGTAATGATCACATCATCATACCCAGAAGTAGGCATGCTAACCGTAAAATCACCAGATGGATTTCTCAGCCTCAGTGCATTTGCTGCTTCATCATTATTTCTGGCGTTTAATGTTGATCCTTCATCGGTATCATCATAATAACTGCCTTCATAAACCATTGAAGTACCACCAATACTATAGGTGGGGGTTACTAAAGTTTCTTCTGATGTGTTATCATTAAAATTCCAATAATGTACTACATCATAGCTTGTGGTATCAACGCTTGTTTCAGGGATCACTCTGTCCTCAGTGCATGAGAACAAACCCAATAAGCCCAATACCATTGTAATAGATATCCTACTGTTCATTTTTCAAAAAATTTCCGCAAAGAAAGATATCTCGTATTAACTCATTGTTTCAGGTGTGTTACGTATATGTTGTAATTGTTAAGTCCTTCAGGAACATCTCATGTAATTATGGGTGTATTTCGAATTATTTATACGAATTATCACATTACCAAAAACCAACAAAAAGATGAAATTAGAGAGATTTCAAAATAGAATTCTACATCAGATGAACATTACAGAAGTATCTTTTAAGATGTACCTTTTTAGAAACTTTGAGGTGATTTGGTGGGATCTGGGATTGGCAACTTAACATTAAGGTAATATTGATCTGACAGTCCTTATTGCAAAACAAAAAAGGCCGATTTCCATCGGCCTTTCATAAGAATTTATCTTTTCATCAATGCTTGTGTTCTTCACGACTATAAACCCCGCCAGGGAAAACCACCACACTTTCATCTCCATTCTTACCGACGGCAGCTACACCAAAGAAGTAGTTATCAATTACTACGTGCTCCAATAGGTATTCTGAAACATTACCCACGAATTTGGAGTATTGCCATTGTGCTTCTGTAGTTTCTCTCCAATAGATCTTATAACCTGCAAGGTTATCATCTTCTACCTTTTCCCATCTTAGAGAAGTGCTTGGCTGCACGGCACCTGCTATCTCCACCTTGGTAGGTGAAGGTGGCGCCCAGGCTAGTCCCGCTAATGTGATGGCATTTACAGCGGTGAGCTTAGCTGCGTAAGGGAAGTTCACATGCTCCAGTACATCCCCATAAGCCACGCCATCTTCAGTTCTGATGTCCTGATGCTGCCATGTATAGTTTTCATTGGTTTCCATGATTCTTACTCCAGGGAAACCTGCATCGTTAAATGGTTTGTGATGTCCTCCACGTCCAAATCTATCTAACCTATAAATCATCATAGGCTTCATTTCTGGCATGTATGTATTGGTCATTTTAGCTATGTATCTGGCCAATTGTCTGGAAACACCGTCTACCTCACCGCCATAATATCGTCTCATCATGCGAGTACGATCGTCTTCTGTTACGGGAGTTGGCTCCGAAAATATGCGAAAGCTTCTATTGTCAATCACCTGATTCACTCCTTCTATGTTCCCGATCATATCATTATTCAAGATGCCTATTACCTCCCAATTGTTGTTCTTAGCATATTCGGCCATGGCTTTACCTCCAAACAGACCTTGCTCCTCACCAGAAAGACCCACATAGATGATGCTTGACTCAAATTTATACTTGCTTAGCACTCTGGCCGCTTCCATAACCCCAGCCATTCCTGATGCATTATCATTGGCTCCTGGCGCATCTGACTTAGCATCCATCACATCCGTAACACGACTATCAATGTCACCACTCATAATCACATATCTGTTAGGGTATTTGGTACCACGCTGAATAGCTACTACATTCACTATTTCTACATCATTTTTAATTCTGGTCTTAGGATCGCCCTTTACCAGATCACGCATAAAGCTCACCTCAAGGCAGCTTTTACAATCTTTAGAGATATTATCAAACTCAGACTTTATCCACCTTCTGGCAGCGCCGATACCTCGTTTCTTAGAAACAGTATCTGACAAAGTGTGTCTGGTACCGAATGAAACCAGTTTTTCAATATCTTTTTGAATCCTGTCTGCAGAAATGGCCGATACAATATCATAATGTCTCGGATCTGTAGCAGGTGGCACCTGGGCAAAAGATTTGCCTATGATAAACAAGGCAATTAGGCTGTATATATACTTCATATGTTTAGAAGATAGTATTGAGTAATTTGAATTTATTACTCAATTATAGAGTATCCCACTAAATGATGCCACCGTTATTCTTTGAGTGGTAAAAATAATTAGGAGTTTACTGGCACTGCTCTAGCATTTTCACCGCCCGGTCCTTTCCCCATATGGGCAGCAGGCCCTCTGTCTTTCCCTTTTCATATTGAGCAACAGCCTTTTTGAGCGTAGCGCAGGCATTTTCCGTGCTTTTACTAAAAAACTGAGCGGCACCATATTCCATTTGAGCCATCAAGAAAAGTGCCCGTGGATTATCAGGATTCTGCTGTATGGCCTCCTGAAAAAACTTCACTGCCACTGGTGATAATGACTGCCCTCTTCCTGCCGGATCTACGGAGAGCTTACCCATAACCACATAGCCTTTTAGCGCTGTAATCTCAGAATTGGTCTCCAGCTGTGCAGCTTCGTTGGCAAGTTCCTCCGCCTTTTTATAATACTGATCTTTTTCAGACATACTCAGAGACTTATCAAAACCCATGATAATATAGGTCAATGACTCATAATATAGAGGAAGCCACTCTTTTGTTTCTTTCTGGCCGATGCGCTCAAAGGTATTAGCCACATTTTGCAGATCATCAATAGATTTTACATCGTTGAACTGTTTCAATGCTTTCGTCATGGCTTTTTCATAAGGCGACTGAGCCCAAGCTGAATTCGCTGCAATTAATATCAGGGCATAAATCAGGAGATTTTTCATTGTATCAATATTTTTAAAGTTGAAAATCAATTATAGGTTGTTCATCATATTGGCTGTTTTGTCCTTGGACAGCGTAATGAACACGCCCAAAAACAAAAACCTGTCGGCCGATTGGATGATTGGTTGGCTGGCATATTGACCATTCTCACCTCTTGCGGCACTAAACTCATAGCCAAACACATTTTCACTTCCTAATACATTACTACACTCCGCATGGATGATAATGTTGGGTCTTGGCAAATAGCTCCAGCTTAAACTCAGATTATTATAGGCTTTGGTCTTGGCTGACATTTCTACATCGGCATTGAGGTCATTATAGGTGTAGCCATCATTCCAGGAATATGAGAAGCCCACCTGCGACTTGAGAGACCGAACGAAGTGCTTCATTACCAGAGAAACATTGTGTTTTGGAGCATATCCTGGAGTAACTTCAGCATGAAACTGATCGTAGTTTCTTTTACTATCTATAAATGAATAAGTTATCCAAAAATCAGTACCTGATATGCTTTTATTATCTCTGTAAAAAACATCAAACCCACGGCTATATCCATCTCCTGAATTATCAAGACCGTAATAGGCTTGGTTGATCAAAGAGTCGAATTTCACCAATTGACTATATTTTTTATAGAAACTCTCGATTCGAAAAGTTCTTCCTCCACCTTCTAACAGGTAGTTAAGAATAAGGTGCTCAGCCTTTGAATTATCAAGGCCATTTGATTGAACTATCCTTTCATGCTTAGGCATCTGTCTAAAGGCGCCATAGGCCAATGAAAACTGACTATGTTCACCTGATTTATAAGCCAAAGAGGCTCTCGGCGTTGACCAAACTTCATTCAGGTAGCTGCTATAGGAAGTTCTCAAACCACCTCGCAATACAAATTTTGAGCTGAGATAGTAATCACCTTCAATAAAATGATCTACGAAATCATTATCATAAGTACGCTTTGCACCTAGATTTAGATTTTCCTCCTCATAGTGATCGGCGTAGAATTCAAGTCCATTCTTCAATGAAAATCGGTCGCTAAAGTCTTTCACAGCGGCTAGTTTACCATGGGCGAGCGTAGCTTTTCTTTTGAAAGAAGAAGCCGCTATACTCACATCATCTGTGTTTGAAGAGAAAGAAGCCCCACCGTATATAAACCAATCTTTGTTTAAGGATTGCTTAAAGCTGGCGCTACCGAAATGATATTGGTTATCCATATCAATAGACTGTTTATAGTTTTCCCCTACCACTGGTTGATTAAGAGAATATTGAGCCCTTTCGGTATGTGCAAACACTTTCAGCATCCCGCTTTTACCATATTTCTGTCTGCCCAGCACCTCTGCATTCCAGCTGTGGGGTGCTCGGTTCCAGTCATAATTCTGTGATATAATGGATTGATAAGGCTTTAGATCGGTGAAGCTACCATTGAAACTGATGGCATTTTGTTTTCCAACCAAAGTCTGAGAGTAAGCCGCACCTACGGTCATCAGACTTATATCAGCCTGATTTCTTAAAGGCATATCCACTGAATTAAGCACCAAAGCCGAAGATAGAGCCTGGCCGTACTCAGCAGAATAGCCGCCGGTACTAAAAAAGCTACCTTTGAAAAGATTGGCATCAAAGCGAGACCGTGTAGGAACGTTAGGAGCAGCACTACCATAGGCATTGGACACTTCCAATCCATCAATATAAATATTTGTTTCAGAAGCATCTCCCCCACGCACAAACAAACGACCGTCATTCCCTACGGTAGCTGTACCGGGCAATTTAGTAAGGGCTCCAATGAGGTTGCCAGCCGCACCGGAAGTAGTAACTATATCCAGCGGTTTCATAATTACTGATTTAGCCTCATCGCTAGCCTCCATGGCTCCGGCAGTTATGGTCACAGCTGTTAACTCATTAATACTTTCTTTTAAAACTATGCTTAAAACTACCTTATCACCAGTACAGGAAATCTCCTGTTGCCATTGATGATAACCCACCATTGAAACGATCAGAATCTGCGTACCAGATTCATCTGTTTGAAACTGAAAAGCACCTGCAGCATCAGAACTAGTACCATCATAAGTATCTTTCAGATAGATATTTACACCAGGAAGGGATGTGTCAGTGGCATCTTTTACAGTACCGGAGATAGTAGTTTGCCCAAAGGCCAATGAACTAACAAAAAACAGTGCGAAGAATATTATATTGAGTTTCATGTGAATGTGATTTTAGGCTCGTTATGAGTACTAAACTGAGTAGTTCAGAGATCACATTAAAAATTTAATAACCCAGTCGTAGAATTAGGATACTGAACCGTAAAATAGTCCTAATAAAGTCAGAACATTTATCAAATCATTCACATACTAATACGTTTAAATAATAGTTATAAGAAAAATATTATTCACTGGTTTTGAACAAAACCATATTACAAAAAGTATTATATCTATAATATTTATTCTAATTTAACGCCTGTTTTATTGAACAAATCTGATCAGCACCAGTTGGTACCGAAAAATATTATAGAAAGGATTAAGAAGGGGGAAAAGCAGGCTTTTGAATTAATATTTCGGGAGTATTACAAACCGCTATGGAACCTGGCATTAGGTTTACTCAAGAGTGAAGAACTGGCTGAAGAATACACTCAGGAAGTTTTCATTAAACTATGGGAAATGAGAGCGTCTTTGAAAGATGATCTTAAACCACTCCCCTACCTACTCACCACCGTTAGAAACAAGTGCTTTAACCATTTAAAAAGAATTCAGGTAGAGCAAAAGTACCTTACTCATACCCAAAAAAGTTATCAGGATCAGATACTCAATTACACCTATGATGATGTGGAAGATGAGCTCATTGACAAGATGCACGACGTAATCAATGCAATGCCTGATAAATGCAAAGAAGTTTTTCAGCTCAGCAGGTTTCAGAATATGAGCCACAAGCAAATAGCTGATCATTTAGATATTAGCACCAAAACAGTGGAGAATCACATCACCAAGGCGATGAAGTTATTGAGAGAGTCTTTACTGGAGATTTTGATATTTTTTATTTTGCTAATAGGGGATTTTTAATCTATGATTGTTTGATAATAAATGGACCACACTGAAAACCATATTGATGAAAGCTTAGTTTTGGCATATCTTAAAGGAGAGCAACTTCCTGAAGATGAGGCACAACGTGTGGAAAGATGGCTGGAAAGCGCCAGCAATCAGGATGAAGCTCAAAAGATCTATCAAGCCTGGGAGCTATCGCTATTAGCGGGCACCAGAAATGTAGACGTAAACGACGCATTTCAAAAAGTACAGCAACAAATTGAAGATTCATCACCCAAAGGAAAAACAGCCAAGATTACTCCTGTATGGTGGTACGCAGCAGCTAGCGTTATTATAATTGCCGTGTCTGTTTTCCTCTTCACCAAAAATCAGACAGTAGATACTCAGGCAAGCATAAAGCAACTTACCGCTGAAGCTGCCAAGCAAGAATTTGATCTTGAGGATCACACTACCATAAGTCTTAAAAAAGATGCTGTAATCACCTATGATTCAGTACTATTCAGTAGCTCACCAGAGAGAATAGTTAACCTTAAAGGAGAGGCTTTTTTCGAGGTAGCTCATAATAAAGAAAGACCATTCTCAGTACTCACCAGCGATGCTAAAATCACTGTACTCGGTACCAAATTTCTTGTAAAAACCTTCCCTAATGAGTTAACAGAGGTGTTAGTCTTAGAAGGAACAGTAGCTGTTAAATATAATGACAATGAAAAAGCCATTATATTGCAAGCTCAAGAAGAAGTGGTGAGCAAAAACGATAATCAACCTATCATTAAATCCTCTGCTGATGTCAACCAGCTTTATTGGCAAACTGGCATTATGCAATTTAAAAACGACTCCTTATCAAACGTGTTTGAGACTTTATCCCATGAATTTAATCACAAGATAGTTGTTGAAAATGAGGCAGTTAATCATTGCAAAATCACTGCTACGTTCAAAAAACAATCATTAGAAACAATTATTAAGGTTATTGAATCTACGCATGACTTAACCAGTTATGTGAGCGGCGACTCAATCATGATCAAGGGTAATGGGTGTAAATAAAAATTTTATTACGTTATTTCTTTTAGTGGCCTTTACTACAGCAGCTTCTGCTCAGACAAAAAGATCCACGTTTCATTTCAAGGATGAAAGCCTATCTCAGGCGCTTCAAGATATAGCCGATAAGTTTGACTTATATCTTTCCTACAACCCTAAACTCTTTTTAGAAGAACCCAACTTAACAGCCGATGTGAAAAGCAAAACCCTCACGGAAGCCTTAAGTCAGCTACTGCATCCAAAGTTCGAATTTGAGATCATAGAATCTTATATAGTCATAAAAAAAGCTCCTGAAATAAAGAAAGCACCACCTGTAGCAGAGCATATTGTATATGACACTATTAGAATTGAGGAAAAAATCATTCAATATGACACTCAAAGAGTAGAGATCACCGTGTATGACACCATGGTAATAGAAAAACCAAAATATATTTATGACACAGTTAAGGTAGAAAAAAAGGTTGATCTCAGTAATCAAAAATGGAGATATAGCATCTATGCCAGCCCAAATATCTGGTTTACAAGCGAGAAGAATGATAAAGCTTTTAAAGGTATTGCCACTGGTTTTCAGGCCTCCTACTCCCTGAAAAATCTATCCATTAATGCCACCTTAGAATATAACTACCTCCTCAGGAATATTCAATATTCCACCTCAGAAATGATGTCCAACACCAGGATAGATACCCTTTCCACGTACTTTATAATAGAAAATGGAGAAAGAATACCTGTATATGTAACCGACACGGTAAGAACTGAATATGAGAGCATACAAAATATTGACAGATCTGATAATGCACAGAGAATCAGCCTTTCACTAAGCTTAGGTTATATAATTAAAAAAGGCAAAATTTCGGTAGAACTGTGCCCCGGCATTCTATATTCGAGAACGTTCAGAGATGAGCAAAACTTCGACAACAACACTGCATCAGACAATGTCATTATTACCCGCCCTCAATCTTATCAGGTAGATGCGTCTCTCAGCCTGCCCATTTATTTTAATTCATTTAGGGAAAGTAAACTTTACGTCTCTCCATATGCCCAATATGGTTTAAGCCATGCATCCAGCTTCAAAAGATACAATACCGGTCTTAGGTTAGGAATTATATTTTAAAAAATTAGAGAATCAACTAGGGGATTTCACTAATGAGATGGTCTATAGATAAAGTCCTCTTTAAAATGAAAAAATTACTAGAAAAATTTCGATTAAAACTGATCGTAGCAATGATTCTGATTTTAGCCACAGAATCCTCATATGCTACGTCTATGGGAGCGTTCACCGTTTCAGCTGCATTCAATAGTGCTGATATTTCAACCAGATCCAATTCAATCATCATGTCCGACAGCACCTGCTACGGCTTTACTTACGTGGTTGATAGCCTGGATATTAACCATCTTACCTTCACCGCTAGCGGCACGGCAGATGAATATCTTTGGACATTTGACAAAAATGACACTGATAGTGGCGCCGTGGCAGACAGAACCTTTTTACCGGGGTCGCATACAGTATCTTTAACGTATATAAATGCTTCCGATAGCTGCACTACTACAGCAGTAATAAGCGTACAAGACGTTGATAATCAATGCGCTCTGGAATATTATTTCGAATCACCTGATTCCATTAGAGTCATCCCTATTTTAACAGGTAGAGCAGCGTATTATACAATAAGACTGAACTTCGGTGATGGAACTGTTATTTATGATAGCATTCCAGGCACTATGCATGAAGCCATCTATCGACATAAATATGAAGCTCCTGGTAATTATGAAATATGCCTAACATCAAATCTATCATGCAATTCCTGCCGACCTATCACCATCGGAGATAGCACCAATTGTGATGCATCATTTGATTATCAAAACCTGGGAGGTTTAGAGTATCAGTTCAGAGCAAACGATCAAGACTCTAGCAAGAATTATAGTTGGCTTGTTGATGGTGAGCCTAGCGGTTCATCATCAACCTTTATCTACAACTTCCCCTCGGCGGGTCAGTACACAGTAGGACTAAGCTTGGGTGATAGTACATCTTCATGCGCCACTACACAGCTTATCAACGTCCAGGACTCGAGCCTTCAATGTTCATTTGATTATGAATATATCACTAACAATTTGGTGAAGTTCACTGCCTCTGACTCCAGCCTAACGTATATCTGGGACTTTGGCGACAGCTCTCGAGCTACCACACCAATAGTATACCATGAATTTCCTTCCGATGGAACCTATAATGTGTGCTTAACCCAAACCGACAGCCTGGAAAGCTGTATTTATTGCACGAATGTTATTATTTCACCTCAAGACAATGACTCCCTTTACATAGAAGGTAGCCTCTATGCAGACCTGCTCCCGGTAACCAGTGGAACCGTGGAGCTCTATCAAAATGA
This genomic interval carries:
- a CDS encoding TonB-dependent receptor codes for the protein MKLNIIFFALFFVSSLAFGQTTISGTVKDATDTSLPGVNIYLKDTYDGTSSDAAGAFQFQTDESGTQILIVSMVGYHQWQQEISCTGDKVVLSIVLKESINELTAVTITAGAMEASDEAKSVIMKPLDIVTTSGAAGNLIGALTKLPGTATVGNDGRLFVRGGDASETNIYIDGLEVSNAYGSAAPNVPTRSRFDANLFKGSFFSTGGYSAEYGQALSSALVLNSVDMPLRNQADISLMTVGAAYSQTLVGKQNAISFNGSFTDLKPYQSIISQNYDWNRAPHSWNAEVLGRQKYGKSGMLKVFAHTERAQYSLNQPVVGENYKQSIDMDNQYHFGSASFKQSLNKDWFIYGGASFSSNTDDVSIAASSFKRKATLAHGKLAAVKDFSDRFSLKNGLEFYADHYEEENLNLGAKRTYDNDFVDHFIEGDYYLSSKFVLRGGLRTSYSSYLNEVWSTPRASLAYKSGEHSQFSLAYGAFRQMPKHERIVQSNGLDNSKAEHLILNYLLEGGGRTFRIESFYKKYSQLVKFDSLINQAYYGLDNSGDGYSRGFDVFYRDNKSISGTDFWITYSFIDSKRNYDQFHAEVTPGYAPKHNVSLVMKHFVRSLKSQVGFSYSWNDGYTYNDLNADVEMSAKTKAYNNLSLSWSYLPRPNIIIHAECSNVLGSENVFGYEFSAARGENGQYASQPIIQSADRFLFLGVFITLSKDKTANMMNNL
- a CDS encoding FecR domain-containing protein yields the protein MDHTENHIDESLVLAYLKGEQLPEDEAQRVERWLESASNQDEAQKIYQAWELSLLAGTRNVDVNDAFQKVQQQIEDSSPKGKTAKITPVWWYAAASVIIIAVSVFLFTKNQTVDTQASIKQLTAEAAKQEFDLEDHTTISLKKDAVITYDSVLFSSSPERIVNLKGEAFFEVAHNKERPFSVLTSDAKITVLGTKFLVKTFPNELTEVLVLEGTVAVKYNDNEKAIILQAQEEVVSKNDNQPIIKSSADVNQLYWQTGIMQFKNDSLSNVFETLSHEFNHKIVVENEAVNHCKITATFKKQSLETIIKVIESTHDLTSYVSGDSIMIKGNGCK
- a CDS encoding PKD domain-containing protein, with translation MKKLLEKFRLKLIVAMILILATESSYATSMGAFTVSAAFNSADISTRSNSIIMSDSTCYGFTYVVDSLDINHLTFTASGTADEYLWTFDKNDTDSGAVADRTFLPGSHTVSLTYINASDSCTTTAVISVQDVDNQCALEYYFESPDSIRVIPILTGRAAYYTIRLNFGDGTVIYDSIPGTMHEAIYRHKYEAPGNYEICLTSNLSCNSCRPITIGDSTNCDASFDYQNLGGLEYQFRANDQDSSKNYSWLVDGEPSGSSSTFIYNFPSAGQYTVGLSLGDSTSSCATTQLINVQDSSLQCSFDYEYITNNLVKFTASDSSLTYIWDFGDSSRATTPIVYHEFPSDGTYNVCLTQTDSLESCIYCTNVIISPQDNDSLYIEGSLYADLLPVTSGTVELYQNDSITSRWTKIDEREVYQGAFRFNNLMPGRYLIYGRGAEEIYGPYVPTYFVNGISWRDADAINLTGAAEDIKITLIRSYQLSSPGAGSATGRLVDAEQESGDYVVILKDANANKILGWDLTNSGRDFHFGQLPFGKYRVVLERPSSSMSQTFELTAENPNVTDIELGPNLVSGVESQLNGVNVYPTEIKTHITLENRSYENKELSVKLRAITGTDFVNESVQIAPGETLEMKVSELPTGMYILFMSDQNGESKSYKLIKP
- a CDS encoding M28 family peptidase translates to MKYIYSLIALFIIGKSFAQVPPATDPRHYDIVSAISADRIQKDIEKLVSFGTRHTLSDTVSKKRGIGAARRWIKSEFDNISKDCKSCLEVSFMRDLVKGDPKTRIKNDVEIVNVVAIQRGTKYPNRYVIMSGDIDSRVTDVMDAKSDAPGANDNASGMAGVMEAARVLSKYKFESSIIYVGLSGEEQGLFGGKAMAEYAKNNNWEVIGILNNDMIGNIEGVNQVIDNRSFRIFSEPTPVTEDDRTRMMRRYYGGEVDGVSRQLARYIAKMTNTYMPEMKPMMIYRLDRFGRGGHHKPFNDAGFPGVRIMETNENYTWQHQDIRTEDGVAYGDVLEHVNFPYAAKLTAVNAITLAGLAWAPPSPTKVEIAGAVQPSTSLRWEKVEDDNLAGYKIYWRETTEAQWQYSKFVGNVSEYLLEHVVIDNYFFGVAAVGKNGDESVVVFPGGVYSREEHKH
- a CDS encoding RNA polymerase sigma-70 factor, coding for MNKSDQHQLVPKNIIERIKKGEKQAFELIFREYYKPLWNLALGLLKSEELAEEYTQEVFIKLWEMRASLKDDLKPLPYLLTTVRNKCFNHLKRIQVEQKYLTHTQKSYQDQILNYTYDDVEDELIDKMHDVINAMPDKCKEVFQLSRFQNMSHKQIADHLDISTKTVENHITKAMKLLRESLLEILIFFILLIGDF